One Pantoea trifolii DNA segment encodes these proteins:
- a CDS encoding tellurium resistance protein TerW, whose translation MQLSTRQTRVFMLASLLSSGKPVASSRILASLNCSEPTLTRALKELRESWFAEIKYSRLTHCYQLTEPGKLDKKSLRHINEALKLNAELQQSETVSRVFLDKEKKKAVSLSLRMSVLRKIDQVVRLSETTRSDAVEMLVESGLDELIERLMLKKN comes from the coding sequence ATGCAACTCAGTACCCGACAGACACGCGTATTTATGCTCGCCTCACTGCTTAGCAGCGGCAAACCGGTCGCATCCAGCCGCATTCTCGCCTCGCTCAACTGTTCAGAACCCACGTTGACGCGCGCACTAAAAGAGCTACGTGAATCCTGGTTTGCGGAGATCAAATACAGCCGCCTTACCCACTGCTACCAATTGACCGAACCCGGCAAACTCGATAAGAAAAGCCTGCGCCATATTAATGAAGCACTCAAACTCAATGCCGAACTGCAACAGAGCGAAACCGTCAGCCGGGTATTTCTGGATAAAGAGAAAAAGAAAGCGGTGTCGTTGTCGTTGCGAATGTCGGTTTTAAGGAAGATTGATCAGGTAGTGCGGTTGAGTGAAACGACGAGGAGCGATGCGGTGGAGATGCTGGTTGAGAGCGGGTTGGATGAGTTGATTGAGAGGTTGATGCTTAAAAAGAACTAA
- a CDS encoding HpcH/HpaI aldolase/citrate lyase family protein, producing MNSRLSPWRLGATLYMPAVRSDIVDAILHNKISGLRSLVICLEDAVSDADLPQALHNLQQILQVLNAEQRANGNTQWPLVFIRPRNSEMGAWLVENLNLSAIDGFVLPKFTADSLPLWWQILEPSHLCMMPTLETEEVFDVVAMRELALMLQHHACRERVIALRIGGNDLMNVLSLRRSRHFTLYDSPMGYTIKMLVAVFASRDFALTAPVCEHIDDQQIMDQELALDIAHGLVGKTAIHPSQIGKIQDMLMVSASDQADAFRILNSSQAVFKSQGAMCEPATHRRWAAAILARAQEYGIAPDARADGALMLVT from the coding sequence ATGAACAGCCGACTCTCTCCGTGGCGTTTGGGCGCGACGCTGTATATGCCGGCGGTGCGCAGCGATATCGTCGATGCCATTCTGCACAACAAAATCAGTGGCCTGCGCTCGCTGGTGATCTGCCTGGAAGATGCGGTCAGTGATGCGGATTTGCCGCAGGCGCTGCACAATCTCCAGCAAATCCTGCAGGTGTTGAATGCCGAACAGCGCGCCAATGGCAACACGCAGTGGCCGCTGGTGTTTATCCGTCCACGTAACAGCGAGATGGGCGCGTGGCTGGTGGAAAATCTCAACCTCAGCGCGATAGACGGCTTTGTGTTGCCGAAATTCACCGCCGATTCCTTACCGCTGTGGTGGCAGATTCTCGAACCGAGCCATCTGTGCATGATGCCGACGCTGGAAACCGAAGAGGTGTTCGATGTGGTGGCGATGCGCGAGCTGGCCCTCATGCTGCAACATCATGCCTGCCGTGAGCGCGTGATCGCCTTGCGCATCGGCGGTAACGACTTGATGAACGTGCTGTCGCTGCGCCGCTCGCGCCACTTCACGCTGTATGACAGCCCGATGGGTTACACCATCAAAATGCTGGTGGCGGTGTTCGCATCGCGGGATTTTGCGCTGACTGCGCCGGTGTGCGAGCACATCGACGATCAGCAGATTATGGATCAGGAACTGGCGCTGGATATCGCGCACGGTTTGGTGGGCAAAACCGCCATTCACCCGAGCCAGATCGGCAAGATTCAGGACATGCTGATGGTTTCCGCCAGCGATCAGGCGGATGCCTTCCGCATCCTCAACTCAAGCCAGGCGGTATTTAAATCGCAGGGCGCGATGTGCGAACCAGCGACGCATCGCCGCTGGGCCGCCGCTATTCTGGCCCGCGCGCAGGAATACGGCATCGCACCCGATGCTCGCGCTGACGGCGCATTGATGTTGGTAACCTGA
- a CDS encoding cysteine protease StiP family protein has translation MVNNLPFSGSYQAGDVEFLLKPVEIDMTPVEQKEQLIQSGARHYSEMLSQEPEPTRWHLELFSRALDAGAGRLAKEVTMLARTLAHQFGDMPIVLVSLVRAGVPLGVMLQQALRAMGRESYHYGISIIRDRGIDEAALESIEARHGTAGIVFVDGWTGKGAITGELIRSLEHRPGYPAQPRLVVLADPCGKAWLSASDDDWLIPFGIMGAPVSGLISRSLWSEAGLHGCVQCDHLAQYDCSQQLVNTVAEYARSLDVSALPACQQDPQHQQQLVAQSEAVIAMLAARYQVNSINRIKPGIAEATRAVLRRVPDQVLVRSVDDPDVALLVYLAQQKGLTITEAGADLGQYRAVTIIKKVL, from the coding sequence ATGGTGAATAACCTGCCTTTCTCTGGATCGTACCAAGCCGGCGACGTCGAATTCCTGCTCAAGCCGGTCGAGATCGACATGACGCCGGTGGAGCAAAAAGAGCAGCTGATCCAATCCGGCGCGCGCCACTATTCCGAGATGTTGAGCCAGGAACCGGAACCGACGCGCTGGCACCTTGAGCTGTTTTCCCGCGCGCTTGACGCAGGTGCCGGACGCCTGGCGAAAGAAGTCACCATGCTGGCGCGGACGCTGGCACACCAGTTTGGCGACATGCCGATTGTGCTAGTAAGCCTGGTACGCGCGGGTGTGCCGCTCGGCGTGATGCTGCAACAGGCGCTGCGCGCGATGGGCCGCGAATCGTACCATTACGGCATCAGCATCATCCGCGATCGCGGGATTGATGAGGCTGCGCTGGAGAGCATCGAAGCGCGCCACGGCACCGCAGGCATTGTGTTCGTTGATGGCTGGACCGGCAAAGGCGCCATCACCGGCGAGCTGATCCGCAGCCTCGAACATCGTCCCGGCTATCCGGCGCAACCGCGCCTGGTGGTGCTGGCCGATCCGTGCGGCAAGGCGTGGCTTTCGGCCAGCGATGATGACTGGTTGATCCCGTTTGGCATTATGGGCGCGCCGGTGTCGGGTTTGATCTCGCGCTCATTGTGGTCAGAAGCAGGCTTGCACGGCTGCGTGCAGTGCGACCATCTGGCGCAATACGATTGCAGCCAGCAGCTGGTGAATACCGTGGCGGAATACGCGCGATCGCTAGATGTCAGCGCCCTGCCCGCTTGTCAGCAGGATCCACAACATCAACAACAGCTAGTAGCGCAAAGTGAAGCGGTGATCGCCATGCTGGCGGCGCGTTATCAGGTGAACAGCATCAACCGCATTAAGCCGGGCATCGCCGAAGCCACGCGCGCCGTGCTGCGTCGCGTGCCGGATCAGGTGCTGGTCCGTTCGGTGGACGATCCTGACGTGGCGTTGCTGGTCTATCTTGCCCAACAAAAAGGGCTGACCATCACAGAAGCGGGTGCCGATCTTGGGCAATACCGCGCCGTGACGATAATCAAAAAGGTGCTGTGA
- a CDS encoding HAD family hydrolase, with product MNKPVIFSDLDDTLFQTRRKMVDELDLEPFRTGALDLSLQPRSFMTEEQSMLVDWMIAQADLIPVTARGTEEIARVQIPFRSWAVTTHGAVILNPQGEEDAAWRAHMLEKLTPYGPALLSMQQAITDLMAERDINGWARINYEYGVTPIYLVMKHRDSTRLEELYAIADEIEQRFPTAAYYIHRNSNNVAWLPNVVEKGLAVSYLLEKLRSERGVFPVIGLGDSLSDHRFMKLCSWYGIPRQSQFAERINQSLFGEQSDGE from the coding sequence ATGAATAAACCGGTAATTTTTTCCGACCTCGACGACACGCTATTTCAGACGCGCCGCAAAATGGTGGACGAGCTGGATCTCGAGCCGTTCCGCACCGGCGCGCTCGATCTCAGCCTGCAGCCGCGCAGCTTTATGACCGAAGAGCAGTCGATGCTGGTCGACTGGATGATCGCGCAAGCCGATTTGATCCCGGTCACCGCACGCGGCACCGAAGAGATCGCCCGCGTGCAGATCCCATTCCGTTCGTGGGCGGTGACCACGCATGGCGCGGTAATCCTCAATCCGCAAGGTGAGGAAGATGCCGCATGGCGCGCGCACATGCTGGAAAAACTGACGCCGTACGGCCCGGCGCTGCTCTCAATGCAGCAGGCGATCACCGACCTGATGGCAGAGCGTGACATCAACGGCTGGGCGCGCATTAACTATGAATATGGCGTCACGCCGATCTATCTGGTGATGAAGCACCGCGACAGCACGCGCCTCGAGGAGCTTTACGCCATCGCCGATGAAATCGAGCAACGCTTCCCCACCGCCGCCTATTACATCCATCGCAACAGCAACAACGTCGCGTGGCTGCCGAACGTGGTGGAAAAAGGCTTAGCCGTCAGCTACCTGCTGGAAAAATTACGCAGCGAGCGCGGCGTTTTCCCGGTGATTGGCCTCGGCGACAGCCTCAGCGATCATCGCTTTATGAAGCTGTGCAGCTGGTACGGCATTCCGCGTCAAAGCCAGTTTGCCGAACGCATCAACCAATCCCTATTCGGAGAACAATCAGATGGTGAATAA
- a CDS encoding phosphoribosyltransferase domain-containing protein, whose translation MTTLWSRTLSCGTLSVTPTGGISAIDDLFEIAERRNPKRAFLFVSKVLGRHIPVAPWKMRAVYRQLAEQFPPLSDGPVLFIGMAETAVGLGAGVFDEVRQRVSEPVYLTSTRHPQQADLLCEFKENHSHATDHLIYLPDDAQLRQRVLNARTLVMIDDEATTGNTFINLLDALRNDGGLKQIEQVIAVTLTDWSGDALPARCPVPVRSVSLVQGDWHWQQDPDAALPPMPAVALNDAATVPITGKQSWGRLGMEAPASDFGRAIQAQPGEKILVLGSSEFVWEPFLLAERLAAQGAEVKYSSTTRSPIAAGFAIESAIAFGDNYGLGIANFVYNVAHQQFDRILLCIETPIDSVDPLLTTALARVAPQVEVISYE comes from the coding sequence ATGACCACACTTTGGAGCAGGACGCTTTCATGCGGCACGCTGAGCGTCACGCCAACCGGCGGCATCAGCGCCATCGACGATCTGTTTGAGATCGCCGAGCGCCGCAATCCCAAGCGCGCTTTTCTGTTCGTCAGTAAAGTACTTGGCCGCCACATACCGGTCGCACCATGGAAAATGCGCGCCGTTTATCGCCAGCTGGCGGAGCAGTTCCCGCCGCTTTCTGACGGTCCGGTACTGTTTATCGGCATGGCAGAAACCGCCGTTGGCCTGGGCGCAGGCGTATTTGATGAAGTGCGCCAGCGCGTGAGCGAACCGGTGTATCTCACCTCGACGCGCCATCCGCAGCAGGCGGATTTGCTGTGCGAGTTTAAAGAGAATCACAGCCACGCCACCGATCATCTGATCTACCTGCCCGATGATGCGCAGCTGCGCCAGCGCGTGCTTAACGCGCGCACGCTGGTGATGATTGATGACGAAGCGACCACCGGCAACACCTTCATTAACCTGCTCGACGCGCTGCGCAACGACGGCGGCTTAAAACAGATCGAGCAGGTTATCGCCGTTACGCTCACCGACTGGAGCGGCGATGCGCTACCCGCGCGCTGTCCGGTGCCGGTGCGCAGCGTGTCGCTGGTGCAAGGCGACTGGCACTGGCAGCAGGATCCTGACGCCGCGCTACCGCCGATGCCCGCGGTGGCGCTCAACGATGCCGCCACCGTGCCAATCACCGGCAAACAAAGCTGGGGCCGACTCGGCATGGAAGCGCCAGCGAGCGATTTTGGCCGTGCGATTCAGGCGCAGCCGGGAGAAAAAATCCTCGTGCTCGGCAGCAGCGAATTTGTCTGGGAACCCTTCCTGCTGGCCGAACGTCTGGCAGCACAAGGCGCCGAGGTGAAATACAGCTCCACCACGCGCTCGCCGATCGCTGCTGGATTTGCCATCGAATCGGCTATCGCCTTCGGTGATAACTACGGTCTCGGCATCGCCAACTTCGTTTACAACGTGGCGCATCAGCAGTTTGACCGCATTTTGCTGTGCATCGAAACGCCGATCGACAGCGTGGATCCGCTGTTAACCACGGCACTGGCCAGGGTAGCGCCGCAGGTGGAGGTGATCAGCTATGAATAA
- a CDS encoding ATP-grasp domain-containing protein, with protein sequence MSHKIWLMEGLSSQRDIINGITSTAKKHNYNVSIYASHRQSRNEILSLADHALIEPGDINQRLEFILSTVKKNAIQAIHTGRHAHWFEAHRAAIEASGTRLTTGARDVAMLDLADDKVAFAHHMKSLNLPVVPSLRIDSPVQLRELIARKPFGDLPLCVKPVTGIYGMGFWQFDESVSPMAAFTHPDARRVKAEYYLQALEAADSMEPLVLMPYLPGPEYSVDMLAENGKVLAAVARRKEGALQYLENSGEAFELAQACAAAMGADGLINVQTRNDASGKPLLLEINMRPSGGIGYTRFSGVNLPGLFALRQLGLISQQQVIDDARRDFTPATVRALSDVVAYNPVLSNQVQ encoded by the coding sequence ATGTCTCACAAAATTTGGCTAATGGAAGGTTTATCCTCCCAACGCGATATAATTAATGGCATTACATCTACAGCTAAAAAACATAACTACAACGTATCGATTTATGCATCACATCGCCAATCGCGTAATGAAATACTTTCTCTGGCGGATCATGCATTAATTGAACCTGGTGATATTAATCAGCGCCTCGAATTTATTCTTTCTACCGTCAAAAAAAACGCCATTCAGGCGATCCATACCGGTCGACATGCGCATTGGTTTGAAGCCCATCGCGCCGCTATCGAAGCCAGCGGTACGCGCTTAACCACCGGCGCACGCGATGTCGCGATGCTGGATCTGGCCGATGACAAAGTCGCGTTTGCCCACCATATGAAAAGCCTGAATTTGCCGGTGGTGCCTTCACTGCGCATTGATTCACCCGTACAGTTGCGCGAGTTGATCGCCCGCAAACCCTTTGGCGATTTGCCGCTGTGCGTTAAGCCGGTTACCGGTATTTATGGCATGGGATTCTGGCAGTTTGATGAAAGCGTCTCGCCGATGGCGGCGTTTACCCATCCGGATGCGCGCCGGGTGAAAGCCGAATATTACTTACAGGCGCTGGAAGCCGCCGACAGCATGGAGCCGCTGGTCCTGATGCCGTATCTGCCAGGCCCGGAATACTCGGTTGATATGCTGGCGGAAAACGGCAAGGTGCTGGCCGCCGTGGCGCGCCGCAAAGAAGGTGCGCTGCAGTATCTGGAGAACAGCGGCGAAGCCTTTGAGCTGGCGCAAGCCTGCGCCGCCGCGATGGGCGCAGATGGATTGATTAACGTGCAGACGCGCAATGATGCCAGCGGCAAACCGCTATTACTGGAGATCAATATGCGCCCTTCCGGCGGCATTGGTTACACCCGTTTCAGCGGCGTAAATCTTCCCGGCTTGTTTGCCCTGCGCCAGCTAGGCTTGATCAGTCAGCAGCAGGTGATCGATGACGCCCGCCGCGACTTCACGCCAGCAACCGTCCGCGCGCTGAGCGATGTGGTGGCGTACAACCCCGTCCTGTCCAACCAGGTTCAATGA
- a CDS encoding TerD family protein: MVSLSKNQTVSLSKETASLNKLHFGLGWDPIKKKGLLGKLFGGGGDSIDLDASCVLLDQSGNAIDTIWFRALTSKCGAVKHSGDNRTGEGDGDDEVINVELSRLPANVEYLAFTVNSFQGQTFNEVENAFCRVVDQNGKELARYELTEQGSHTGIVIASLHRNGGLWDFTAHGRASAGRTIDAMQNDIVAAVVR; encoded by the coding sequence ATGGTTTCATTAAGCAAGAATCAGACGGTCTCACTCAGCAAAGAAACCGCTTCGCTGAATAAATTACATTTCGGCTTAGGCTGGGATCCAATTAAAAAGAAAGGCTTGTTAGGTAAGCTATTTGGCGGCGGCGGAGATTCAATCGATCTCGATGCCAGCTGCGTATTATTGGATCAATCCGGTAATGCCATTGATACCATCTGGTTCCGCGCATTAACCTCCAAATGTGGTGCGGTGAAACACAGCGGCGATAACCGTACCGGCGAAGGCGATGGCGACGATGAAGTGATCAACGTCGAGTTGTCACGTCTGCCCGCCAACGTTGAGTATCTGGCGTTTACCGTGAACAGCTTCCAGGGCCAAACCTTCAACGAAGTGGAAAATGCCTTCTGCCGCGTGGTTGATCAAAACGGCAAAGAGCTGGCGCGCTATGAGCTGACTGAGCAAGGTAGCCATACCGGCATCGTGATTGCTTCGCTGCACCGCAACGGCGGATTGTGGGACTTCACGGCGCATGGCCGCGCGAGCGCCGGTCGTACCATCGATGCGATGCAAAACGACATCGTTGCCGCAGTGGTGCGCTAA
- a CDS encoding TerD family protein — MNMTPGSNAPVPANLLTVRVLAGAAVDASAFRLFASGKVNGDADMVFYGQPDNDDRTISLKSEGHNSAFSVDLTRLRPDVQKVAFTVTCDGGRNVSGLQRLAIQVEQGGNVLLSGNVELVGRQEAALILGELYRRNNEWKFRFIAQGFNGGLQPLAEHFGVDVAEPAPAPTPAPAPQAAPAPAPTPAPAKINLSKVSLTKEKPAISLTKRDNFGEIRINLNWHRETSSGGGLRGLFGGNKGVDLDLGAFVELQDGSRGVIQALGGNFGAMHAKPFVHLQGDDRTGEVTDGEWLHINGREWNQIREVLVFAFIYQGAASWDKTDGVVTLHIPDQPPIETRMTEGENRRNMCAIARLVNENGSIRVERINQFFNGHSDMDKAFGWGFNWRAGSK; from the coding sequence ATGAATATGACGCCGGGGAGCAATGCTCCCGTTCCCGCTAATCTGCTGACGGTGCGCGTGCTCGCTGGCGCCGCCGTTGATGCTTCCGCCTTTCGTCTGTTCGCCAGCGGCAAAGTCAATGGCGATGCCGATATGGTGTTCTACGGTCAGCCGGATAACGATGACCGTACCATCAGCCTGAAAAGCGAAGGGCACAACTCCGCCTTTTCTGTCGATCTCACTCGCTTGCGCCCGGACGTGCAGAAAGTGGCCTTCACCGTCACCTGTGACGGCGGCCGCAACGTATCGGGCTTGCAACGTCTGGCGATTCAGGTGGAGCAGGGCGGCAACGTGCTGCTGAGCGGTAACGTGGAGCTGGTGGGACGTCAGGAAGCGGCGTTGATCCTCGGCGAACTTTACCGCCGCAATAATGAGTGGAAATTCCGCTTTATTGCGCAGGGTTTCAACGGCGGCTTGCAGCCACTGGCGGAACATTTTGGTGTGGATGTGGCTGAACCCGCGCCTGCCCCAACGCCTGCGCCTGCACCGCAGGCGGCACCGGCTCCAGCACCGACACCCGCGCCGGCAAAAATCAATCTGAGCAAAGTGTCTCTTACCAAAGAGAAGCCAGCCATCAGCCTGACCAAGCGCGATAACTTCGGTGAGATCCGCATCAATCTGAACTGGCACCGTGAAACCAGTAGTGGCGGCGGGTTGCGCGGATTGTTCGGCGGCAACAAAGGCGTGGATCTCGATCTCGGCGCCTTCGTTGAGCTGCAAGACGGCTCGCGTGGTGTGATTCAGGCGCTGGGTGGCAATTTTGGCGCCATGCATGCCAAACCTTTCGTACACTTGCAGGGCGACGATCGTACCGGCGAAGTGACCGATGGCGAATGGCTGCACATCAACGGTCGCGAATGGAATCAGATTCGCGAAGTGTTGGTTTTCGCTTTCATCTATCAAGGTGCGGCGAGCTGGGACAAAACGGATGGCGTAGTGACGCTGCACATTCCAGACCAGCCACCGATTGAAACGCGTATGACGGAAGGAGAGAATCGCCGCAACATGTGTGCGATTGCTCGCCTGGTCAATGAGAACGGCAGTATCCGCGTCGAGCGTATCAATCAGTTCTTTAACGGGCATTCCGATATGGATAAAGCTTTCGGTTGGGGATTCAACTGGCGAGCCGGTTCCAAATAA
- a CDS encoding tellurite resistance TerB family protein yields the protein MSFFNKVKGAFNSGRDELTKQVSRFKNKKFMQGTVAVCARIAVADGSVSAEEKQKMIGFLRASEELKVFDTNEVIEFFNKLVSSFDFDLEIGKGETMKYIMALKDQPEAAQLAIRVGIAVGKSDGDFDADEQKAVREIAVALGFDPAIFGL from the coding sequence ATGAGCTTTTTCAACAAGGTTAAAGGCGCATTTAATTCCGGCCGCGATGAATTAACCAAACAGGTTAGCCGCTTTAAAAATAAGAAATTTATGCAAGGTACGGTGGCGGTTTGCGCACGCATTGCGGTCGCAGACGGCAGTGTGAGTGCGGAAGAGAAGCAGAAGATGATCGGTTTTCTGCGTGCCTCCGAAGAATTGAAAGTCTTTGATACCAATGAAGTGATTGAGTTCTTTAACAAGCTGGTGAGCAGCTTCGATTTCGATCTGGAAATTGGCAAGGGCGAAACCATGAAGTACATCATGGCGTTGAAAGATCAACCGGAAGCCGCGCAGTTGGCGATCCGCGTAGGTATTGCTGTCGGTAAGAGTGATGGTGATTTTGATGCTGACGAGCAGAAAGCGGTGCGCGAAATCGCCGTCGCTTTGGGCTTTGATCCAGCAATATTTGGTCTGTAA
- a CDS encoding TerC/Alx family metal homeostasis membrane protein — translation MVSTHIGFPTETVAVFIALSVGAIFIDLFMHRGDKPISLKSAALWSVFWVAVAMGFAGFLYIHHGAEVASLFVTGYALEKVLSVDNLFVMMAIFSWFAVPDRYRHRVLYWGIIGAIVFRGIFVAIGTGLLSLGPYVEIVFALIVAWTAVMMLKSGDDSDEIEDYSQHLAYRMVKRFFPIWPKMRGNAFLLNQKEVDEELQKPENKDVAIGRGKKAALYATPLMLCVAVVELSDVMFAFDSVPAIIAVSREPLIVYSAMMFAILGLRTLYFVLEALKQYLVHLEKAVIVLLFFIAVKLGLNATDHIWHHGYSISASASLFVVLGVLAVGIVLSVMFPGKPEEKEES, via the coding sequence ATGGTGTCTACGCACATTGGCTTCCCAACTGAAACAGTCGCGGTTTTCATCGCGCTGTCAGTAGGAGCTATTTTTATCGACCTGTTCATGCACCGCGGCGACAAGCCGATTTCGCTGAAAAGCGCGGCGCTGTGGTCGGTGTTCTGGGTGGCGGTGGCGATGGGTTTCGCCGGCTTCCTTTATATTCATCACGGCGCTGAAGTTGCCAGCTTGTTCGTCACCGGTTACGCGCTGGAGAAAGTGCTCTCCGTCGATAACCTGTTCGTCATGATGGCGATCTTCTCGTGGTTTGCTGTTCCGGACCGCTACCGTCACCGCGTGCTCTACTGGGGCATCATCGGTGCCATCGTCTTCCGTGGCATCTTCGTGGCGATCGGTACCGGCTTGCTGAGCCTCGGCCCTTACGTCGAAATCGTGTTTGCGCTGATCGTCGCGTGGACGGCGGTGATGATGTTGAAAAGCGGCGACGACAGCGACGAGATCGAAGATTACTCGCAGCACCTTGCCTATCGCATGGTGAAGCGCTTCTTCCCAATCTGGCCAAAAATGCGTGGCAACGCCTTCCTGCTGAATCAGAAAGAAGTCGATGAAGAGCTGCAGAAACCAGAAAACAAAGACGTAGCGATTGGTCGCGGCAAGAAAGCGGCGCTGTATGCCACACCGTTGATGCTGTGTGTGGCGGTGGTTGAACTCTCTGACGTGATGTTCGCCTTTGACTCCGTGCCGGCGATTATCGCGGTAAGCCGTGAACCGCTGATCGTGTATAGCGCCATGATGTTCGCCATCCTCGGCTTGCGTACGCTGTACTTCGTACTTGAAGCATTGAAACAGTATCTGGTTCACCTCGAGAAAGCCGTTATCGTGCTGCTGTTCTTCATCGCGGTGAAACTGGGTCTGAATGCTACCGATCATATCTGGCATCACGGCTACAGCATCTCTGCTAGCGCCAGCCTGTTTGTGGTACTCGGCGTGTTGGCTGTCGGTATCGTACTCAGCGTGATGTTCCCCGGTAAACCTGAGGAAAAAGAAGAGAGCTGA
- a CDS encoding TerD family protein: MSVSLSKGGNVSLSKAAPTMKNVLVGLGWDARSTDGQDFDLDASAFLLSASGKVRGDADFIFYNNLVSSDGSVSHTGDNRTGAGDGDDESLKIKLDLIPADVDKIVFVVTIHDAQTRRQSFGQVSGAFIRLVNDDDRSEVARYDLTEDASTETAMLFGELYRNGTEWKFRAVGQGYAGGLASVCAQYGINAS; the protein is encoded by the coding sequence ATGAGCGTTTCTCTTTCTAAAGGCGGTAACGTTTCGCTGAGCAAAGCGGCACCAACCATGAAAAACGTCCTCGTTGGCCTTGGCTGGGATGCACGTTCCACCGATGGTCAGGACTTTGACCTTGATGCGTCAGCGTTCTTGCTGTCCGCCAGCGGCAAAGTCCGTGGCGATGCTGACTTCATTTTCTATAACAACCTGGTCTCTTCCGACGGTTCTGTTTCGCACACCGGTGACAACCGTACCGGTGCCGGCGATGGCGATGATGAATCGCTGAAAATCAAACTGGATCTGATTCCAGCCGACGTCGACAAGATCGTGTTTGTGGTTACCATCCATGATGCGCAGACCCGTCGTCAGAGCTTTGGTCAGGTTTCCGGCGCGTTTATCCGCCTGGTGAACGATGACGATCGCAGTGAAGTGGCGCGTTACGATTTGACCGAAGATGCCTCCACCGAAACCGCGATGCTGTTTGGTGAGCTGTACCGTAACGGTACCGAGTGGAAATTCCGCGCGGTAGGCCAGGGGTATGCCGGCGGCCTCGCCTCGGTGTGTGCTCAGTACGGCATCAACGCATCTTAA
- a CDS encoding TerD family protein yields MAVSLVKGGNVSLTKEAPTMNVAMAGLGWDARVTDGQDFDLDASVFMVGDDGKVLSDASFIFFNNKQSACGSVEHQGDNRTGAGDGDDEQVKITLSKVPADVKKLVFAVTIYDAEARKQNFGMVSNSFMRIFNNDNGAEIARFDLSEDASTETAMVFGELYRNGAEWKFKAVGQGFAGGLSALASQHGVSV; encoded by the coding sequence ATGGCAGTTTCTCTGGTAAAAGGCGGTAACGTTTCCCTGACTAAAGAAGCACCAACCATGAATGTTGCCATGGCGGGTCTGGGTTGGGATGCACGTGTAACAGATGGTCAGGACTTCGATCTTGATGCGTCAGTGTTTATGGTCGGTGACGACGGTAAAGTGCTGAGCGATGCCAGCTTCATCTTCTTCAACAACAAGCAGAGCGCTTGTGGTTCCGTTGAGCATCAGGGCGATAATCGCACCGGCGCCGGCGATGGCGATGACGAGCAGGTAAAAATTACCCTGTCTAAAGTACCGGCTGACGTGAAAAAGCTGGTCTTTGCGGTCACCATTTATGATGCAGAAGCGCGTAAGCAGAACTTCGGCATGGTGAGCAACAGCTTCATGCGTATCTTCAACAATGACAACGGCGCTGAAATCGCCCGTTTCGACCTGTCTGAAGATGCGTCTACTGAAACCGCGATGGTGTTCGGTGAGCTGTATCGCAACGGTGCTGAGTGGAAATTCAAAGCGGTTGGTCAGGGCTTCGCAGGCGGCCTGTCGGCGCTGGCTTCACAGCACGGCGTGAGCGTCTGA
- a CDS encoding HAD family hydrolase yields MSMESSLARENQVLSVFDFDGTLTIHDSFIPFLRFSFGKRAFARKIARLALPTLRCMRKKLTRDELKEVLIHTFLTGVEEQWIRQQAQLFCAANWNKLMRPAGLLAVAAEVNSSAEVTICSASPAMVLEPFAERLGINLIGTQLEVVDGILTGKITGHNCRCGQKVKRLESVYGPLHNYHLRAWGDTRGDFELLAAAQDPHWRHFHPTWKKRRVPLEKLRMLRLDP; encoded by the coding sequence ATGTCCATGGAATCCTCCTTAGCGCGTGAAAATCAGGTTCTGTCAGTCTTCGATTTCGACGGCACGCTGACCATTCACGACAGCTTTATCCCCTTTCTGCGCTTCAGCTTTGGCAAACGTGCGTTCGCACGCAAAATTGCCCGACTGGCACTGCCAACGCTGCGCTGCATGCGTAAAAAGCTCACGCGTGATGAGTTAAAAGAAGTGTTGATTCACACTTTTTTAACCGGCGTGGAGGAGCAATGGATTCGCCAGCAGGCGCAACTGTTCTGCGCGGCCAACTGGAACAAGTTGATGCGTCCAGCCGGACTGTTAGCGGTTGCCGCTGAAGTGAACTCCAGCGCGGAAGTGACCATCTGTTCCGCCTCGCCTGCGATGGTATTAGAACCCTTCGCCGAGCGTTTGGGCATCAACCTGATCGGCACCCAATTAGAAGTGGTGGACGGCATTCTTACCGGAAAGATTACCGGTCATAACTGCCGCTGTGGGCAAAAGGTTAAGCGACTGGAAAGCGTCTACGGCCCGCTGCATAACTATCACCTGCGCGCCTGGGGCGATACGCGCGGTGATTTTGAGTTACTGGCCGCCGCGCAGGATCCACACTGGCGTCATTTCCATCCAACCTGGAAAAAACGCCGCGTGCCGCTGGAAAAACTGCGCATGCTGCGCCTGGATCCGTAG